A region from the Anoplolepis gracilipes chromosome 2, ASM4749672v1, whole genome shotgun sequence genome encodes:
- the LOC140676280 gene encoding uncharacterized protein: MVLIRIRIYQVLRILEIFGTFTSTWPPDSTAGKREIFLRDLGWTLAILNVSASLPPLILGAWYSENDVIRMMKALSESTALMEVLLNLILCRIQRSRLQKLLAQMRKFLKHSELNEKHIIQKYINRYSGFYAFVGISYILAAITFSCGPLFLSINLPMEAWYPFSIETPYTRGILYILQVFAILQTGFCITVDFMIAMFFWYSSAKLEMLELELQQITHESDVKTCIQKHQEIISFVDEVQYTVRYLICKSNITMASAVICGAFPLIHKQPLAVTAQFICMVLGGCERLYITAWPADDLAEISQRIAWSAYCIPWFEKSHETITNISIFMQRSQKPLLISMGGLFPVLSVQYYANFLKTISSYFMTMRACVIQNILYKNLYHNMALINLKFEQLLYLLRVFGTITNTWPPHPNIRKSELLLRKFYYYFIIFIFVTVWIGMFLNTYKNRNDDVGELMKTISQLTASMEAVLNSILCTIKRKQLQSLVISIEEFMKFAQDREIVILQKYIDRYAPFITIVVISFGLASLTVICAPLFMPQEFPLNVWYPFSTESLLRKFILYITHIITTAYTGCCLDVDIMIALFCFYTAARLEMLTLEIGQATDEIHVISAIKKHQEIIQFISRTQRTLQYILFKTNFTMAFTVISGGFPILYLQNSILIPQFLSMALGALQRFFISAWAADDLREVSTRLPWSVYSASWIDKTREMKSDILIMLQKCQEPILISMGSFLPALTLQYYGDFVTKVMSYFMTMRVVIAA, encoded by the exons ATGGTGCTAATCCGTATAAGAATTTATCAGGTACTTCGAatacttgaaatttttggAACGTTTACAAGCACATGGCCGCCAGATTCTACAGCCGGAAAGCGAGAAATTTTCCTTCGAGATCTTGGTTGGACTTTGGCAATTTTGAATGTGTCTGCCTCTTTGCCACCGCTGATTCTTGGTGCATGGTATTCCGAAAATGATGTTATTCGAATGATGAAGGCACTGTCAGAATCAACAGCACTAATGGAAGTATTGCTCAACTTAATTCTATGTAGGATACAAAGATCACGATTACAG AAACTTTTAGCACAGATGAGGAAGTTTCTGAAACATTCTGAATTAAATGAGAAGCATattatacagaaatatataaatcgttaCTCGGGCTTCTACGCTTTTGTTGGAATATCCTATATCCTGGCAGCGATCACTTTTTCCTGCGGTCCTTTGTTCTTATCGATAAATCTTCCAATGGAAGCGTGGTATCCGTTTTCTATCGAAACTCCTTACACTAGAGGTATTCTTTACATTCTGCAAGTATTTGCCATCTTGCAAACTGGATTCTGTATCACGGTGGATTTTATGATTGCAATGTTCTTCTGGTATTCCTCTGCAAAACTGGAAATGTTGGAACTGGAATTACAACAAATAACGCACGAAAGTGATGTAAAAACATGTATTCAAAAACATCAAGAAATAATAAg tTTTGTAGATGAAGTTCAATACACGGttcgatatttaatttgtaaatcaaatattacaaTGGCTTCTGCAGTAATTTGTGGAGCTTTTCCGTTGATTCAC aAGCAACCTCTGGCTGTAACAgcacaatttatttgtatggTGTTGGGTGGATGTGAAAGACTTTATATTACGGCTTGGCCGGCAGATGATTTAGCAGAAATT AGTCAACGAATTGCTTGGTCTGCATATTGTATACCGTGGTTCGAAAAATCTCATGAAACAATCACTAATATATCTATCTTTATGCAAAGAAGCCAGAAACCTCTTTTGATATCTATGGGTGGTTTGTTTCCAGTATTGTCAGTACAATATTATGCTAat TTTCTAAAAACGATTTCATCTTATTTTATGACGATGAGAGCT Tgtg TTATTCAGAACatcttgtacaaaaatttatatcacaaCATGGCACTTATTAATCTGAAGTTTGAACAGCTACTTTATCTTCTTCGAGTGTTTGGGACCATTACCAATACGTGGCCGCCACATccaaatattagaaaaagcgAGCTCCTTCtccgtaaattttattactactttattatctttatattcgTGACGGTATGGATaggaatgtttttaaatacatacaaaaatcgAAACGATGATGTCGGCGAGTTAATGAAGACTATATCTCAATTGACAGCTTCTATGGAAGCTGTCCTCAATTCAATTCTATGcacaattaaaagaaaacagtTACAG TCTCTGGTGATAAGCATCGAggaatttatgaaatttgcaCAAGATCGGGAAATAGTtattctgcaaaaatatatagaccGTTATGCTCCATTTATAACGATTGTAGTCATATCCTTTGGATTAGCAAGCCTTACTGTCATTTGTGCTCCTTTATTTATGCCTCAAGAGTTTCCTTTGAACGTATGGTATCCATTTTCGACGGAATCTCTGTTACGAAAGTTTATTCTTTACATCACGCATATAATTACAACCGCATATACTGGTTGCTGTCTTGATGTGGACATCATGATTGCCCTTTTTTGTTTCTATACAGCAGCCAGACTAGAAATGTTGACTTTGGAAATAGGACAAGCTACAGATGAAATTCATGTCATATCAGCTATCAAAAAACATCAGGAAATAATAca ATTTATTTCAAGAACGCAGCGTACTCttcaatatatactttttaaaactaaCTTTACGATGGCATTTACTGTAATCAGTGGTGGTTTtcctatattatat CTGCAAAATAGTATTCTGATCCCTCAATTTCTATCTATGGCATTGGGCGCTTTACaacgattttttatttccgcaTGGGCAGCCGATGATTTGAGGGAAGTC AGTACACGACTTCCTTGGTCGGTGTACAGTGCTTCATGGATTGATAAAACACGAGAAATGAAAAGTGACATTTTGATAATGCTTCAAAAATGTCAGGAACCGATTTTGATATCTATGGGTAGCTTTTTACCCGCTCTTACTCTACAATATTATGGTGAT TTTGTGACCAAAGTCATGTCATATTTTATGACAATGAGAGTAGTGATTGCTGCATAA